Proteins found in one Streptomyces sp. NBC_00461 genomic segment:
- a CDS encoding RNA ligase (ATP), whose protein sequence is MSTLRVTAEVLTVHEHPNADALELAQVGLYRAVVAKGTYRTGDAALYIPEQSVLPAGLIEELGLTGRLAGGNSDRVKAVRLRGELSQGIVCRPKALADVDLARAALDGTDFAERLGITKWVPPIPPTMNGEVESAPDLLPWVDIENIQRFPDIFSPGEAVVLTEKLHGSACLLTYLADEGRVHVSSKGFGAKSLALKEDPRNLYWRAVHGHGVAEAATRLAERVGARRVGIFGEVYGAGVQDLTYGADGRRTTLGYAVFDVSAEIDGTVRWLDAAELLGGELPLVPRLYEGPYDIGRVLEIASGRETVSGRELHLREGVVIRPAAERHSPVTGGRAIAKAVSAAYLTRKGGTEFE, encoded by the coding sequence ATGTCGACGCTGCGCGTCACCGCCGAAGTGCTGACCGTCCACGAGCATCCGAACGCCGATGCCCTCGAACTGGCCCAGGTGGGCCTGTACCGGGCCGTCGTCGCCAAGGGCACGTACCGCACCGGCGATGCCGCCCTCTACATCCCCGAGCAGTCCGTGCTGCCGGCCGGCCTGATCGAGGAGCTGGGGCTGACCGGACGGCTGGCGGGCGGCAACTCGGACCGGGTGAAGGCGGTGCGGCTGCGCGGTGAGCTGTCGCAGGGCATCGTGTGCCGCCCGAAGGCGCTCGCGGACGTCGACCTGGCGCGGGCCGCCCTGGACGGCACGGACTTCGCCGAGCGGCTGGGCATCACCAAGTGGGTGCCGCCGATCCCGCCCACGATGAACGGCGAGGTCGAGTCCGCGCCCGATCTGCTGCCCTGGGTCGACATCGAGAACATCCAGCGGTTTCCGGACATCTTCTCACCGGGCGAGGCTGTGGTCCTGACCGAGAAACTGCACGGCTCGGCCTGTCTGCTGACCTACCTCGCCGACGAGGGTCGCGTGCACGTCTCCTCCAAGGGCTTCGGCGCCAAGTCCCTCGCCCTGAAGGAGGATCCGCGCAATCTGTACTGGCGGGCGGTGCACGGCCACGGCGTCGCCGAGGCCGCCACCCGCCTCGCCGAGCGAGTGGGCGCCCGCCGGGTCGGCATCTTCGGTGAGGTGTACGGCGCGGGGGTCCAGGACCTGACGTACGGCGCCGACGGCCGCCGGACCACCCTCGGGTATGCGGTGTTCGACGTCAGCGCGGAGATCGACGGCACGGTGCGGTGGCTGGACGCGGCCGAACTGCTCGGCGGAGAGCTGCCGTTGGTGCCGCGGCTGTACGAGGGGCCGTACGACATCGGCCGGGTGCTGGAGATCGCGAGCGGGCGGGAGACCGTGTCCGGGCGGGAGCTGCATCTGCGCGAAGGGGTCGTGATCCGTCCGGCGGCCGAGCGGCACAGCCCCGTGACCGGGGGCCGGGCGATCGCGAAGGCGGTGAGTGCGGCCTATCTGACGCGCAAGGGCGGCACGGAGTTCGAGTGA
- the soxR gene encoding redox-sensitive transcriptional activator SoxR, with protein sequence MPQIPEKIHELTVGQLAARSGAAVSALHFYESKGLISSSRTAGNQRRYHRDALRRVAFVRAAQRVGIPLATIREALAELPEERTPTREDWARLSEAWRSELDERIKQLNRLRDHLTDCIGCGCLSLDGCVLSNPDDVFGEQQAGSRLLVERAANRMRQQRS encoded by the coding sequence GTGCCCCAGATTCCAGAGAAGATCCACGAGCTCACGGTAGGCCAGCTCGCCGCGCGAAGCGGCGCCGCCGTCTCCGCCCTGCACTTCTACGAGTCCAAGGGTCTGATCAGCAGCAGCCGCACCGCCGGCAACCAGCGCCGCTACCACCGCGACGCGCTGCGCCGGGTCGCCTTCGTACGGGCCGCACAGCGCGTCGGCATCCCCCTGGCCACGATCCGCGAGGCGCTCGCCGAGCTCCCCGAGGAGCGCACCCCCACTCGGGAGGACTGGGCCCGTCTCTCCGAGGCCTGGCGCTCCGAGCTCGACGAGCGCATCAAGCAGCTCAACCGCCTTCGCGACCACCTCACCGACTGCATCGGCTGCGGCTGTCTCTCCCTCGACGGCTGTGTCCTGTCCAACCCGGACGACGTGTTCGGCGAACAGCAGGCGGGATCGCGTCTGCTGGTCGAGCGAGCGGCGAACCGGATGCGGCAGCAGCGGAGCTAG
- a CDS encoding MaoC family dehydratase, which translates to MAEPRIFTSADDLKAAVGEQLGYTDWLEVDQKRIDLFAEATGDHQWIHVDPEKAAAGPFGTTIAHGYLTLSLLPLFGPQLITVEGVRMGVNYGTNKVRFPAPVPVGSRLRATGKISSVEDVPGGIQVAVAYTVEREGGDKPVCVAESVARFYL; encoded by the coding sequence ATGGCAGAGCCGAGGATCTTCACGTCCGCCGACGACCTGAAGGCGGCGGTGGGCGAGCAGCTGGGGTACACCGACTGGCTGGAGGTCGACCAGAAGCGGATCGATCTCTTCGCCGAGGCGACCGGGGACCACCAGTGGATCCATGTGGACCCGGAGAAGGCGGCGGCGGGACCGTTCGGCACGACCATCGCGCACGGGTATCTGACCCTGTCGCTGCTGCCGCTGTTCGGGCCGCAGCTGATCACGGTCGAGGGCGTGCGGATGGGCGTCAACTACGGGACCAACAAGGTCCGCTTCCCCGCACCGGTCCCGGTCGGCTCACGCCTGCGCGCGACCGGGAAGATCAGCAGCGTCGAGGACGTGCCGGGCGGCATCCAGGTGGCCGTCGCCTACACCGTGGAACGCGAGGGCGGCGACAAGCCCGTATGCGTGGCCGAGTCGGTGGCCCGCTTCTACCTCTGA
- a CDS encoding TetR/AcrR family transcriptional regulator encodes MSTAEETAGGEASAWGEVTPDAARRLLIAAVEAFAERGYHATTTRDIAGRAGMSPAALYIHYKTKEELLHRISRIGHAKALEILQTAARREGTATERLADAVSSFVRWHAGGRTTARVVQYELDSLGPGARAEILALRRQCDAEVRGIIEDGITSGEFDVLDVKGTTLAVMSLCIDVARWFNIDGPWTPDEIGALDADLVLRMVGVK; translated from the coding sequence ATGAGTACGGCGGAGGAGACGGCCGGCGGCGAGGCGTCGGCGTGGGGTGAGGTCACGCCCGACGCGGCCCGGCGGCTGCTGATCGCCGCGGTGGAGGCCTTCGCCGAGCGCGGGTACCACGCCACGACGACCCGTGACATCGCGGGCCGCGCGGGCATGAGCCCGGCCGCGCTCTACATCCACTACAAGACCAAGGAGGAGCTGCTCCACCGGATCAGCAGGATCGGTCACGCCAAGGCCCTTGAGATCCTGCAGACGGCGGCCCGGCGCGAGGGCACCGCGACCGAGCGGCTGGCCGACGCGGTGAGCTCCTTCGTCCGCTGGCACGCGGGCGGCCGCACCACCGCCCGGGTCGTGCAGTACGAGCTGGACTCGCTCGGACCGGGGGCTCGCGCCGAGATCCTCGCGCTGCGCCGGCAGTGCGACGCGGAGGTGCGCGGGATCATCGAGGACGGCATCACGTCCGGCGAGTTCGACGTGCTGGACGTCAAGGGCACGACCCTCGCCGTCATGTCGCTCTGCATCGACGTCGCCCGCTGGTTCAACATCGACGGGCCCTGGACGCCCGACGAGATCGGCGCGCTCGACGCCGACCTCGTGCTGCGCATGGTGGGGGTCAAGTAG
- a CDS encoding YiaA/YiaB family inner membrane protein: MSDTPVKQQNTAAFYGQAVASFGVAMAATAIGIFRLSADAWVRGFLAIAVLYLVTSAFTLAKVIRDRQEAGQIVSRVDQARLEKLLADHDPFEKL, from the coding sequence ATGAGTGATACACCGGTCAAGCAGCAGAACACGGCCGCCTTCTACGGCCAGGCCGTCGCCTCCTTCGGCGTCGCCATGGCCGCGACCGCCATCGGCATCTTCCGGCTCAGCGCCGACGCCTGGGTGCGCGGCTTCCTCGCCATCGCCGTCCTGTACCTGGTCACGTCCGCTTTCACCCTCGCCAAGGTGATCCGGGACCGGCAGGAGGCGGGACAGATCGTCAGCCGCGTCGACCAGGCCCGGCTGGAGAAGCTGCTCGCCGACCACGACCCCTTCGAGAAGCTCTGA
- a CDS encoding acyl-CoA dehydrogenase family protein, whose product MNLELSEEQTAVRQLARDFVDREITPNVIAWDRAEDVDRSLVKKLGEVGFLGLTVDEEYGGSGGDHLAYCLVTEELGRGDSSVRGIVSVSLGLVAKTIAARGSEEQKRRWLPGLTSGESVGCFGLTEPGTGSDAGNLTTRAVRDGGDYVINGTKMFITNGTWADVVLLFARSTDAPGHKGVSAFLVPADTPGLTRRAIHGKLGLRGQATAELVLEDVRVPASAMLGEEGKGFSVAMSALAKGRMSVAAGCVGIAQAALEVAVTYAGEREQFGKPIAQHQLVQELISDIAVDVDAARLLTWRVADLIDRGQPFAVESSKAKLFASEAAVRAANNALQVFGGYGYIDEYPAGKLLRDARVMTLYEGTSQIQKLLIGRALTGVSAF is encoded by the coding sequence ATGAACCTGGAGCTCAGCGAGGAGCAGACCGCCGTCCGGCAGCTCGCCCGGGACTTCGTGGACCGCGAGATCACCCCGAACGTCATCGCCTGGGACCGCGCCGAGGACGTGGACCGCTCCCTGGTGAAGAAGCTCGGCGAGGTCGGCTTCCTCGGTCTGACCGTCGACGAGGAGTACGGCGGCAGTGGCGGCGACCATCTCGCGTACTGCCTGGTGACGGAGGAACTCGGGCGCGGTGACTCCTCGGTGCGCGGCATCGTGTCCGTCTCGCTCGGGCTGGTCGCCAAGACGATCGCGGCCCGGGGGAGCGAGGAGCAGAAGCGGCGGTGGCTGCCGGGGCTCACCTCCGGCGAGTCGGTCGGCTGCTTCGGCCTCACCGAGCCCGGCACCGGCTCCGACGCCGGCAACCTGACCACCCGCGCGGTGCGCGACGGCGGGGACTACGTGATCAACGGCACCAAGATGTTCATCACCAACGGCACCTGGGCCGACGTCGTCCTCCTCTTCGCCCGCTCCACCGACGCCCCCGGCCACAAGGGCGTCTCCGCCTTCCTCGTACCGGCCGACACCCCCGGCCTGACCCGCCGCGCCATCCACGGCAAGCTCGGCCTGCGCGGCCAGGCCACCGCCGAGCTGGTCCTCGAGGACGTGCGCGTCCCCGCCTCCGCGATGCTGGGCGAGGAGGGCAAGGGCTTCTCGGTCGCCATGTCGGCGCTGGCCAAGGGGCGGATGTCGGTCGCGGCGGGGTGCGTGGGCATAGCCCAGGCCGCGCTGGAGGTGGCGGTGACGTACGCGGGCGAGCGCGAGCAGTTCGGCAAGCCCATCGCGCAGCACCAGCTGGTGCAGGAGCTGATCAGCGACATCGCCGTGGACGTGGACGCGGCCCGCCTGCTGACCTGGCGGGTCGCCGACCTCATCGACCGCGGGCAGCCCTTCGCCGTCGAGTCCTCCAAGGCCAAGCTCTTCGCCTCGGAGGCCGCCGTCCGCGCGGCCAACAACGCCCTCCAGGTCTTCGGCGGCTACGGCTACATCGACGAGTACCCGGCGGGCAAGCTGCTGCGCGACGCCCGCGTGATGACCCTCTACGAGGGCACCAGCCAGATCCAGAAGCTGCTCATCGGGCGGGCGCTGACCGGCGTCTCGGCGTTCTGA
- a CDS encoding TetR/AcrR family transcriptional regulator codes for MARPRKPLLSTDRIVETARVLVDAEGLAAVSTRRLAAELGVSGPSLYNHFRTKDEILEAVADSVSAQVDLSMFEDGREWRTALHDWAVSYRAALRDHPNIVPVLATGPGRRPAGLRLADAVYGAMVEAGWPPAQATSIGALMRYFIMGSALGSFAGGFVDDESAYDPADYPHLGQAHLLAEQQEKIDERAFETGLTALLDGLVQQYEQVKRTVQER; via the coding sequence ATGGCCCGACCGCGCAAGCCCTTGCTCAGCACCGACCGGATCGTCGAGACGGCACGTGTGCTCGTGGACGCGGAGGGCCTCGCGGCCGTCTCCACGCGTCGGCTCGCGGCGGAGCTGGGCGTGAGCGGGCCCTCGCTCTACAACCACTTCCGCACCAAGGACGAGATCCTGGAGGCGGTCGCCGACTCGGTGAGCGCACAGGTCGACCTGTCGATGTTCGAGGACGGCCGGGAGTGGCGGACCGCGCTGCACGACTGGGCGGTGTCCTACCGGGCCGCGCTGCGCGACCACCCGAACATCGTGCCCGTCCTCGCCACCGGGCCCGGCCGCAGGCCGGCCGGTCTGCGCCTCGCGGACGCGGTGTACGGCGCGATGGTCGAGGCGGGCTGGCCGCCCGCGCAGGCCACCTCCATCGGCGCGCTGATGCGGTACTTCATCATGGGCTCCGCGCTCGGCTCCTTCGCCGGGGGCTTCGTGGACGACGAGAGCGCGTACGACCCCGCCGACTACCCCCACCTCGGACAGGCCCACCTGCTCGCCGAGCAGCAGGAGAAGATCGACGAGCGCGCCTTCGAGACAGGGCTCACGGCGCTCCTCGACGGGCTGGTGCAGCAGTACGAGCAGGTGAAGCGGACGGTCCAGGAACGGTAG
- a CDS encoding ArsR/SmtB family transcription factor, which produces MTTRDPQAPQLARLAGLIADETRAACLLALLDGRAWTAGELARHAGVAASTLSEHLGKLVAGGLLAEERQGRHRYVRLADARVAQLLEDLAAQVKPGEVARPRSLRESSAGSAMARGRTCYDHLAGRLGIAVTDALTLRGLLRQDTGFALTDAGVRWFGATGIALELKGRRPLARACLDWTERRPHLAGVAGAALCRHALDAGWCVRIGSERAVRVTSSGERALGELLGIQAGALR; this is translated from the coding sequence ATGACGACCAGGGACCCCCAGGCACCGCAGCTGGCCCGGCTCGCCGGGCTGATCGCCGACGAGACGCGCGCCGCGTGTCTGCTGGCGCTGCTCGACGGACGGGCGTGGACCGCGGGTGAGCTGGCGCGGCACGCGGGGGTCGCCGCGTCGACGCTGAGCGAACATCTGGGCAAGCTCGTCGCGGGCGGGCTGCTGGCCGAGGAACGGCAGGGCCGGCACCGGTATGTGCGTCTCGCCGACGCCCGGGTCGCCCAACTGCTGGAGGACCTGGCCGCGCAGGTGAAGCCGGGTGAGGTCGCTCGGCCGCGCAGTCTGCGGGAGTCGAGTGCCGGGTCGGCGATGGCGCGGGGGCGTACCTGCTACGACCATCTGGCGGGGCGGCTCGGGATCGCCGTGACCGACGCGTTGACGCTGCGCGGGCTGTTGCGGCAGGACACCGGGTTCGCGCTGACCGATGCGGGGGTGCGGTGGTTCGGCGCCACGGGCATCGCGCTCGAACTCAAGGGGCGGCGTCCGCTGGCGCGGGCGTGCCTGGACTGGACCGAGCGGCGCCCGCATCTGGCGGGGGTGGCGGGTGCGGCGCTGTGCCGACATGCGCTGGATGCGGGGTGGTGTGTGCGGATCGGGTCCGAGCGGGCGGTGAGGGTGACTTCGTCGGGGGAACGGGCGTTGGGGGAGCTGCTCGGTATCCAGGCGGGGGCACTGCGGTGA
- a CDS encoding DMT family transporter — MNLRRADLLAPAAAAVTVVLWASAFVAIRSAGDAYSPGALALGRLLSGALVLGVMLVVRKEGVPPRAAWRGIALSGVLWFGFYMVVLNWGEQQVDAGTAALVVNIGPILIALLGSRLLGDAMPPRLLAGMAVSFAGAVAVGLSMSGGGGSSVLGVVLCVLAAVGYAGGVVAQKPALGRASALQVTTFGCLVGAVGCLPFAGQLAGEAADAPVSATLNMVYLGVFPTALAFTTWAYALARTTASRMGATTYAVPALVVLMSWLVLGEVPGLLTLAGGALCLAGVAVSRSRPRKPSRPQKGLPRAAAPQSTPVTRPEEAPESA, encoded by the coding sequence ATGAACCTCCGTCGTGCGGATCTGCTCGCCCCCGCTGCCGCCGCCGTCACCGTCGTGCTGTGGGCCTCCGCCTTCGTGGCGATCCGTAGTGCGGGTGACGCGTACTCCCCGGGGGCGCTGGCGCTCGGGCGGCTGCTTTCCGGGGCGCTGGTGCTCGGGGTGATGCTGGTCGTCCGCAAGGAAGGGGTGCCGCCGCGGGCGGCCTGGCGGGGGATCGCGCTGTCCGGGGTGCTGTGGTTCGGGTTCTACATGGTGGTCCTGAACTGGGGCGAGCAGCAGGTGGACGCCGGGACTGCCGCCCTGGTGGTGAACATCGGGCCCATACTCATCGCCCTGCTCGGCTCTCGACTGCTCGGTGATGCGATGCCGCCGCGCCTACTGGCGGGGATGGCGGTGTCGTTCGCGGGGGCGGTCGCGGTCGGGCTGTCGATGTCGGGCGGCGGCGGATCCTCGGTGCTCGGAGTGGTGCTGTGCGTGCTGGCCGCGGTCGGCTACGCGGGCGGCGTCGTCGCACAGAAGCCGGCCCTGGGCAGGGCGAGTGCGCTGCAGGTGACGACGTTCGGGTGTCTCGTCGGTGCGGTGGGATGCCTGCCGTTCGCCGGGCAGTTGGCGGGCGAGGCGGCTGACGCGCCCGTGTCGGCGACACTCAACATGGTCTATCTGGGCGTGTTCCCCACCGCTCTCGCGTTCACGACCTGGGCGTACGCCCTCGCCCGTACGACCGCCTCCCGCATGGGGGCGACCACGTACGCGGTGCCCGCGCTGGTCGTGCTGATGTCGTGGCTGGTGCTCGGCGAGGTGCCGGGACTGCTCACGCTGGCCGGTGGTGCGCTGTGTCTGGCGGGTGTGGCGGTGTCGCGCTCGCGCCCCCGGAAGCCTTCGCGGCCCCAAAAGGGTCTCCCGCGGGCCGCGGCGCCTCAGAGCACTCCGGTGACACGGCCCGAGGAAGCCCCGGAATCAGCCTGA
- a CDS encoding MFS transporter, translated as MDTFPSAHPTPTPTVLPTVNRRRVATAAALASAVEWYDYFVFGIAAALVLGDLYFPAGSSTAGVLAAFATFAVGFLARPIGGIIAGQLGDKRGRKPMLVLALTLMGVATTGIGLLPTYDTIGVAAPILLVLLRVVQGVAVGAQWGGAMLLATEYAPEGKRGVYGSVVQLGVPIGVVTANTVFLIAGALTSDSAFAAWGWRLPFLVGLLVLALAWYIHRHVEETPEFRQAERQLAEKEKSERNSPLRTILREHLGTVFLAGGSFAVNTATFYILITGVLDYTTRDLGMKRDGVLTVSLCVSLTQLVLIPAAAALSDRVGRIRIYAFGAVGIALWAVPMFLLIDTGSLLWLAVGTFVAGCFLSIMYGPQAALFAELFTPEMRYTGASLGYQIAAVLGGGLAPFVMVLLLEATGTSMAVSGYIIALALIALLSIKVLAGRVRSG; from the coding sequence ATGGACACGTTCCCCTCCGCTCACCCCACTCCCACCCCGACCGTCCTCCCCACGGTCAACCGCCGCCGCGTCGCCACCGCCGCAGCGCTCGCCTCGGCCGTCGAGTGGTACGACTACTTCGTCTTCGGCATAGCCGCCGCCCTCGTCCTCGGTGATCTGTACTTCCCCGCCGGCAGCTCCACCGCCGGAGTACTCGCCGCCTTCGCCACCTTCGCCGTCGGTTTCCTGGCCCGCCCGATCGGCGGCATCATCGCCGGGCAGCTCGGCGACAAGCGCGGCCGCAAGCCGATGCTGGTCCTCGCGCTGACGCTCATGGGCGTCGCCACCACCGGCATCGGTCTGCTGCCGACGTACGACACGATCGGCGTCGCCGCACCGATCCTGCTCGTCCTGCTGCGCGTCGTGCAGGGCGTCGCGGTCGGCGCGCAGTGGGGCGGCGCGATGCTGCTGGCCACCGAGTACGCTCCCGAGGGCAAGCGCGGCGTCTACGGCAGTGTCGTCCAACTCGGCGTCCCCATCGGCGTGGTGACCGCCAACACGGTCTTCCTGATCGCCGGGGCCCTCACCAGCGACTCCGCGTTCGCGGCCTGGGGCTGGCGACTGCCCTTCCTGGTCGGCCTGCTGGTCCTCGCGCTCGCCTGGTACATCCACCGGCACGTCGAGGAGACCCCCGAATTCCGGCAGGCCGAACGGCAGCTGGCCGAGAAGGAGAAGTCCGAGCGGAACTCGCCGCTGCGCACGATCCTGCGCGAACACCTCGGCACCGTGTTCCTGGCCGGCGGCTCCTTCGCCGTGAACACCGCGACCTTCTACATCCTGATCACCGGCGTCCTCGACTACACGACCCGTGACCTGGGCATGAAGCGGGACGGGGTGCTCACTGTCTCTCTCTGCGTCAGCCTCACCCAGCTCGTGCTGATCCCGGCCGCCGCCGCCCTCTCCGACCGCGTCGGCCGCATCAGGATCTACGCGTTCGGCGCGGTCGGCATCGCCCTGTGGGCCGTACCGATGTTCCTGCTGATCGACACCGGTTCACTGCTGTGGCTGGCCGTCGGCACGTTCGTCGCCGGCTGCTTCCTCAGCATCATGTACGGCCCCCAGGCCGCCCTGTTCGCCGAACTGTTCACGCCCGAGATGCGCTACACGGGAGCCTCCCTCGGCTACCAGATCGCGGCCGTGCTCGGCGGTGGCCTCGCGCCCTTCGTGATGGTGCTGCTGCTGGAGGCGACGGGCACCTCCATGGCCGTGTCCGGCTACATCATCGCCCTCGCGCTGATCGCCCTGCTGTCCATCAAGGTCCTTGCGGGCAGGGTGCGTTCAGGCTGA
- a CDS encoding zinc-binding dehydrogenase, with translation MVRAAVLPGVGAPLEITDIDLPDPGPGQVRVRLAAAGVCHSDLSLSNGTMRVPVPAVLGHEGAGTVVAVGEGVTHVSPGAEVVLNWAPSCGGCHACSLGEVWLCANALNGAADVYAHRTSDGSDLHPGLNVAAFAEETVVSAGCVLPLPEGVPLTDAALLGCAVLTGYGAVHHSARVRAGETVAVYGVGGVGLAALQAARIAGAARIVAVDVSPEKEELARGAGATDYVLASETTAREIRGLTDKQGVDVAIECVGRASTIRTAWDSTRRGGRTTVVGIGGKDQQVTFNALEIFHWGRTLAGCVYGNSDPAKDLPLLAEHVRAGRLDLGALVTERIGLEGIPAAFENMLAGKGGRALVIF, from the coding sequence GTGGTTCGCGCAGCAGTACTTCCCGGCGTAGGCGCTCCGCTGGAGATCACCGACATCGACCTCCCGGACCCCGGCCCCGGCCAGGTCCGCGTCCGGCTCGCCGCCGCCGGGGTGTGCCACTCCGACCTGTCCCTGTCCAACGGGACCATGCGGGTGCCGGTCCCGGCCGTCCTCGGTCACGAGGGCGCCGGCACGGTCGTCGCCGTCGGCGAAGGCGTCACGCATGTCTCACCCGGCGCCGAGGTCGTCCTCAACTGGGCCCCGTCCTGCGGAGGTTGCCACGCCTGCTCGCTCGGCGAGGTGTGGCTGTGCGCCAACGCCCTGAACGGCGCCGCGGACGTGTACGCCCACCGCACCTCGGACGGCTCCGACCTCCACCCCGGCCTGAACGTCGCCGCGTTCGCCGAGGAGACGGTCGTGTCCGCGGGCTGCGTCCTGCCCCTGCCCGAGGGGGTCCCCCTCACCGACGCGGCCCTCCTGGGCTGCGCGGTCCTGACCGGTTACGGCGCCGTCCACCACTCGGCGCGGGTCCGGGCCGGCGAGACGGTCGCGGTGTACGGCGTCGGGGGAGTGGGCCTGGCGGCACTCCAGGCGGCCCGGATCGCGGGAGCCGCGCGCATCGTCGCCGTCGATGTCTCCCCGGAGAAGGAGGAGCTGGCGCGCGGCGCGGGCGCCACGGACTACGTCCTCGCCTCCGAGACGACGGCCCGCGAGATCCGGGGCCTGACGGACAAGCAGGGCGTCGACGTGGCCATCGAGTGCGTGGGCCGCGCGTCGACGATCCGCACGGCCTGGGACTCCACCCGCCGCGGCGGCCGTACGACGGTGGTCGGCATCGGCGGCAAGGACCAGCAGGTCACCTTCAACGCCCTGGAGATCTTCCACTGGGGTCGGACCCTGGCGGGGTGCGTGTACGGAAACTCGGACCCGGCGAAGGACCTGCCGCTGCTGGCCGAGCATGTGCGGGCCGGCCGCCTGGACCTCGGCGCACTGGTGACGGAGCGGATCGGACTGGAGGGCATCCCGGCCGCCTTCGAGAACATGCTGGCGGGCAAGGGTGGACGGGCACTCGTGATCTTTTAG
- a CDS encoding aldehyde dehydrogenase family protein, with protein MKAHDGMYIDGAWRPAAGGEVIEVVNPVDERVIGRVPAGTAADVDTAVRAARAALPAWAATPPAERAARLAALRDVLVARKDEIAETVTAELGSPLQFSRYVHAAVPIAVAGSYAELAATHAFEEKAGTSIVHLEPVGVVGAITPWNYPLHQVVAKVAPALAAGCTVVLKPAEDTPLVAQLFAEAVHEAGVPAGVFNLVTGLGPVAGQALAEHPDVDLVSFTGSTAVGRQIGATAGAAVKRVALELGGKSANVILPSADLAKAVNVGVANVMSNSGQTCSAWTRMLVHRDQYEEAVALAATAAAKYGERIGPVVNAKQQTRVRGYIEKGVAEGARLVAGGPESPREQGYFVSPTVFADVTPEMTIAQEEIFGPVLSILPYDDEEEALRIANGTVYGLAGAVWAGDEAEAVAFARRMETGQVDINGGRFNPLAPFGGYKQSGVGRELGTHGLAEYLQTKSLQF; from the coding sequence ATGAAGGCACACGACGGGATGTACATCGACGGCGCCTGGCGCCCCGCCGCGGGCGGGGAGGTCATCGAGGTCGTCAACCCGGTCGACGAGCGGGTGATCGGCCGGGTCCCGGCCGGCACCGCCGCCGACGTCGACACCGCCGTACGGGCCGCCCGCGCCGCCCTCCCGGCCTGGGCCGCGACCCCTCCGGCCGAGCGGGCCGCCCGGCTGGCCGCCCTGCGGGACGTCCTTGTGGCCCGCAAGGACGAGATCGCCGAGACGGTCACCGCCGAACTCGGCTCGCCCCTGCAGTTCTCGCGGTACGTCCACGCCGCCGTACCGATCGCGGTCGCGGGCTCGTACGCCGAGCTGGCGGCGACCCACGCCTTCGAGGAGAAGGCCGGCACCTCGATCGTCCACCTGGAGCCGGTCGGGGTCGTCGGCGCGATCACGCCCTGGAACTACCCGCTGCACCAGGTCGTCGCCAAGGTCGCCCCGGCGCTCGCGGCCGGCTGCACGGTGGTGCTCAAGCCCGCCGAGGACACCCCGCTGGTCGCCCAGTTGTTCGCCGAGGCGGTGCACGAGGCGGGTGTCCCGGCGGGTGTCTTCAACCTTGTCACCGGCCTCGGGCCGGTCGCCGGACAGGCCCTCGCCGAGCACCCGGACGTCGACCTGGTCTCCTTCACCGGTTCGACGGCGGTGGGCCGGCAGATCGGCGCGACCGCCGGCGCGGCCGTGAAGAGGGTCGCTCTGGAGCTGGGCGGCAAGTCCGCCAACGTCATCCTGCCGAGCGCCGACCTGGCCAAGGCGGTCAACGTCGGCGTCGCCAACGTCATGTCCAACTCCGGGCAGACGTGCAGCGCCTGGACGCGGATGCTGGTGCACCGGGATCAGTACGAGGAGGCGGTCGCGCTCGCCGCCACCGCCGCCGCCAAGTACGGCGAGCGCATCGGCCCCGTGGTGAACGCCAAGCAGCAGACGCGGGTGCGGGGTTACATCGAGAAGGGTGTGGCGGAGGGGGCCCGGCTGGTGGCCGGCGGCCCCGAATCACCGCGCGAGCAGGGCTACTTCGTCTCCCCGACCGTCTTCGCGGACGTGACGCCCGAGATGACGATCGCCCAGGAGGAGATCTTCGGCCCGGTCCTGTCGATCCTCCCGTACGACGACGAGGAGGAAGCCCTGCGCATCGCCAACGGCACGGTCTACGGCCTCGCGGGCGCCGTCTGGGCCGGCGACGAGGCGGAGGCGGTGGCCTTCGCGCGCCGCATGGAGACCGGCCAGGTCGACATCAACGGTGGCCGCTTCAACCCCCTTGCCCCCTTCGGCGGTTACAAGCAGTCGGGCGTCGGCCGCGAACTCGGCACGCACGGCCTCGCCGAGTACCTCCAGACCAAGTCCCTGCAGTTCTGA